The following coding sequences are from one Eucalyptus grandis isolate ANBG69807.140 chromosome 11, ASM1654582v1, whole genome shotgun sequence window:
- the LOC104425544 gene encoding LOW QUALITY PROTEIN: MATH domain and coiled-coil domain-containing protein At3g58250 (The sequence of the model RefSeq protein was modified relative to this genomic sequence to represent the inferred CDS: inserted 1 base in 1 codon), with product MDAQSDVNRGEFTWKISYFSEQEATRLYSEAFTVAGCKWRILVFPKGXNTDHLSLYIDVPNPKVLPNGWTRTAKFILSVIDQTNDGRSVKKGTQHVFTARQIDRGYQNFIPLTELHNCAAGYLANDTLMIKAEVCILAVTPPVNIQPARQTVGFDSYLTSLEELINAAETGFSVGSRLGHHDGSLTAKIPSLEEVGKAKQSLKECLSDLFKLNMKERLSEALSTLSSARTGLSSKQRIAIDTFRANFNDFTSDFLTFEQDNAEFELQKLQMDQWLAAMTKCHEAHIVCKQLMGELDKEEEELKRKMDEVKSRKDKLFMDWDVVQAKSEEAKSGYKDKQKKVAEAEEKKRIAEERMSRSTTAWSNLKTQFC from the exons atggATGCACAAAGTGATGTTAATCGGGGAGAATTCACGTGGAAGATCAGCTACTTCAGTGAGCAGGAGGCGACCAGGCTCTACTCTGAAGCGTTCACAGTTGCTGGTTGTAAATG GAGAATTCTGGTGTTCCCCAAGG ACAACACGGATCATTTGTCGCTGTACATCGATGTCCCCAATCCTAAGGTGTTGCCGAACGGGTGGACCAGAACAGCCAAGTTTATCCTGAGTGTGATCGATCAGACCAATGATGGTCGCTCTGTTAAAAAGG GGACGCAACATGTTTTTACTGCAAGACAGATTGACCGGGGTTACCAGAATTTCATTCCATTGACGGAACTTCATAATTGTGCTGCGGGATACCTAGCAAACGACACTTTGATGATTAAAGCCGAAGTTTGCATCTTGGCAGTTACTCCTCCAGTGAATATCCAGCCAGCTAGACAAACCGTTGGCTTTGACTCCTACCTTACTAGTCTGGAGGAACTCATCAATGCTGCTGAGACAGGTTTTAGTGTAGGATCAAGGTTGGGCCACCATGATGGTTCTCTGACGGCTAAAATTCCTAGCTTAGAAGAAGTTGGGAAGGCTAAGCAGTCTTTGAAGGAATGTCTTTCGGATCTCTTCAAATTGAATATGAAAGAGAGGCTATCGGAGGCATTATCAACTTTAAGCTCAGCTAGAACTGGATTATCGTCGAAGCAAAGAATAGCAATTGACACATTTCGGGCAAATTTCAATGATTTCACTTCTGACTTCTTGACATTTGAACAGGACAATGCTGAGTTTGAGTTGCAAAAACTGCAAATGGATCAATGGTTAGCTGCTATGACGAAGTGCCATGAGGCTCACATCGTCTGTAAGCAATTGATGGGTGAACTTgacaaggaagaggaagagctGAAGAGAAAGATGGACGAAGTGAAGTCGAGGAAGGACAAGCTCTTCATGGACTGGGATGTTGTGCAGGCCAAGTCCGAAGAGGCGAAGTCAGGCTACAAAGATAAGCAGAAGAAAGTAGCAGAGgcagaggagaagaagagaatagCCGAGGAAAGAATGTCTAGATCGACCACTGCTTGGTCAAATTTGAAGACTCAGTTCTGTTAA
- the LOC104425543 gene encoding MATH domain and coiled-coil domain-containing protein At3g58250-like encodes MDAQSDVNRGEFTWKISYFSEQEATRLYSEAFTVSGCKWRILVFPKGNDTDHLSLYIDVPDPVALPNGWTRKAKFHLSVIDQTNNGRSVRKGTEHVFAARQIDRGYPSFIPLTELHNYAAGYLANDTLVIKVEIRVLAVTPPVNIQPARPTDDFDSLLTSLEELIIAAETNGVNVGSSLGHRDGTLTAKIPSLEEVEKAKLSLKECLSDLFKLNMKERLFKALSTLSSARTRLSPKQRIAIDTFLANFNDFTSDFLTFEQDNAEFELQKLQKDQWLAAMTKCHEAHIVCKQLMGELVKEEEELERKMEEVKSRKDKLFLDWDVVRAKSEEAKSGYKDKQKKVAEAEEKKRIAEERMSRSTTAWSNLKTQFC; translated from the exons atggatGCGCAAAGTGATGTTAATCGGGGAGAATTCACGTGGAAGATCAGCTACTTCAGTGAGCAGGAGGCGACCAGGCTCTACTCTGAAGCGTTCACAGTTTCTGGTTGTAAATG GAGAATTCTGGTGTTCCCCAAGGGGAACGACACGGACCATTTGTCGCTGTACATCGATGTCCCCGATCCTGTGGCGTTGCCGAACGGGTGGACCAGAAAAGCAAAGTTCCACTTGAGTGTGATCGATCAAACCAATAATGGTCGCTCTGTTAGAAAGG GGACGGAACATGTTTTCGCTGCAAGACAGATTGACCGGGGTTACCCGAGTTTCATTCCATTGACTGAGCTTCATAATTATGCTGCGGGATACCTAGCAAACGACACTTTGGTGATTAAAGTTGAAATTCGCGTCTTAGCAGTAACTCCTCCGGTGAATATTCAGCCAGCTAGACCAACCGATGACTTTGACTCCCTTCTTACTAGTCTGGAGGAACTCATCATTGCTGCTGAGACTAATGGTGTTAATGTAGGATCCAGTTTGGGCCACCGAGATGGTACTCTGACGGCTAAAATTCCTAGCTTAGAAGAAGTTGAGAAGGCTAAGCTATCTTTGAAGGAATGCCTTTCGGATCTgtttaaattaaatatgaaagAGAGGCTATTTAAGGCACTATCAACTTTAAGCTCAGCCAGAACTAGATTATCGCCGAAGCAAAGAATAGCAATTGACACATTTCTGGCAAATTTCAATGATTTCACTTCCGACTTCTTGACATTTGAACAGGACAATGCTGAGTTTGAGTTGCAAAAACTGCAAAAGGATCAATGGTTAGCTGCTATGACGAAGTGCCATGAGGCTCACATCGTCTGTAAGCAATTGATGGGTGAACTTgtcaaggaagaggaagagctGGAGAGAAAGATGGAGGAAGTGAAGTCTAGGAAGGACAAGCTCTTCTTGGACTGGGACGTTGTGAGGGCCAAGTCCGAAGAGGCGAAGTCAGGCTACAAAGATAAGCAGAAGAAAGTAGCAGAGgcagaggagaagaagagaatagCCGAGGAAAGAATGTCTAGATCGACCACTGCTTGGTCAAATTTGAAGACTCAGTTCTGTTAA